One Natrinema halophilum genomic window carries:
- a CDS encoding (R)-citramalate synthase, which translates to MPVTHSTEQTIASDRTVRLLDTTLRDGEQAPGVSLSPDEKVEIARSLERAGVSVIEAGSACTGAGERQAISRVTDLDLDARVTSFCRGMKSDVDLALDCNVDGVLIVVPSSDRHVERKVGISREENLEKTAEIVSYAKDHGLWVEALGEDGSRADLDYLEQLAEASLDAGADRFCFADTVGHAGPERTHEAVSRLAEIGPVGAHTHDDLGLGVTNALAAVSAGADLVHCTVNGLGERAGNVALEEVAISLSHVYGVETLELEELYDLAQIVSRSTGVQLPPNKAVIGENAFTHESGIHTDGTLKDDKMYEPYAPETVGRERRLALGKHTGRAGVEAALDEHGIEATDDEIAEIATRVTELGDRGRRVTDADLLAVAEDVTGDDRDRVVELLDLTATSGGAVPTASVRLDVDGEERVASGTGSGPVDAAVSAVREALGSMANAELESYHVDAVTGGTDAVVTVEVTMARNDRSVTVACSEADITRASVKAMVDALDRLLAADEQPLTPADD; encoded by the coding sequence TTGCCTGTAACTCACTCCACCGAACAGACGATCGCATCGGACCGTACAGTACGCCTTCTCGACACGACGCTTCGCGACGGCGAGCAAGCACCAGGTGTTTCGCTCTCACCGGACGAAAAGGTCGAGATCGCTCGCTCGCTCGAACGGGCCGGCGTCTCCGTGATCGAAGCAGGAAGTGCCTGTACCGGCGCGGGTGAGCGACAGGCCATTTCCCGAGTAACCGACCTCGATCTCGACGCTCGGGTCACCAGTTTCTGTCGCGGAATGAAAAGCGACGTCGACCTCGCACTCGACTGTAACGTCGACGGCGTACTCATCGTCGTCCCGTCGAGCGACCGTCACGTCGAACGCAAGGTCGGCATCTCCCGCGAAGAAAACCTCGAGAAGACCGCCGAAATCGTCTCCTACGCCAAGGATCACGGCCTCTGGGTCGAGGCCCTCGGTGAGGACGGTTCGCGAGCCGATCTCGACTATCTCGAACAGCTGGCAGAAGCGTCACTCGATGCGGGTGCTGACCGGTTCTGTTTCGCCGATACGGTCGGCCACGCCGGGCCGGAACGCACGCACGAGGCCGTGTCTCGCCTCGCCGAGATCGGCCCGGTCGGTGCGCACACCCACGACGACCTCGGTCTGGGCGTCACCAACGCCCTCGCGGCCGTCTCGGCCGGTGCCGACCTCGTACACTGCACGGTCAACGGGCTCGGCGAACGCGCGGGCAACGTCGCCCTCGAGGAAGTCGCGATCTCGCTGTCGCACGTCTACGGCGTCGAGACGCTCGAACTCGAGGAGCTATACGATCTCGCCCAGATCGTCTCTCGGTCGACGGGCGTCCAGCTCCCGCCGAACAAAGCCGTCATCGGTGAGAACGCGTTCACCCACGAGAGCGGTATCCATACCGACGGAACGCTGAAAGACGACAAGATGTACGAGCCGTACGCGCCCGAGACTGTGGGACGCGAGCGCAGACTCGCACTCGGCAAACACACCGGCCGCGCCGGCGTCGAGGCCGCCCTCGATGAGCACGGCATCGAAGCCACCGACGACGAAATCGCCGAGATAGCGACTCGAGTGACCGAACTCGGCGATCGCGGCCGCCGCGTCACCGATGCCGACTTGCTGGCCGTCGCCGAGGACGTCACCGGCGATGACCGCGACCGCGTCGTCGAACTGCTCGATCTGACCGCCACCAGCGGCGGTGCCGTCCCAACCGCGAGCGTCAGGCTCGACGTCGACGGCGAGGAGCGCGTCGCCAGCGGCACCGGCTCCGGACCCGTCGACGCTGCCGTATCCGCGGTCCGCGAAGCCCTTGGCTCGATGGCGAACGCCGAACTCGAGTCGTACCACGTCGATGCGGTTACCGGCGGTACTGACGCGGTCGTCACCGTCGAGGTCACCATGGCCCGAAACGACCGTTCGGTAACGGTGGCTTGCAGCGAGGCCGACATCACCCGTGCGAGCGTCAAGGCGATGGTCGACGCTCTCGATCGACTGCTCGCTGCTGACGAGCAGCCGCTGACCCCCGCAGACGATTGA
- a CDS encoding CPBP family intramembrane glutamic endopeptidase codes for MSRSKPVTVAAVVVAGWIVLEFALRRGLVSVAVTAGFDPLVVDYLVLAIGLPLIAGVLSWYALEHGQNRETWGWDWAPRNLGLGVFAGIVGIGLLAGASQIDAALFGLDETGAAVGEGLTAAFEANTTLAFLFLVGNGVLAPIAEEQVWRGIVQTELVDEWGSAVGISVTAILFALKHVVVDLSVGRLTTLLTLGLLFGVVRHRWGTASSTVTHVLLNVVSSASIVAVALL; via the coding sequence ATGAGTCGATCGAAACCGGTCACCGTCGCCGCGGTCGTCGTCGCTGGATGGATCGTTCTCGAGTTCGCGCTTCGACGGGGGCTTGTCAGTGTTGCCGTGACGGCCGGGTTCGATCCGCTAGTGGTGGACTATCTCGTGCTCGCGATCGGATTACCGCTTATCGCGGGGGTGCTCAGCTGGTACGCACTCGAGCACGGACAGAACCGGGAGACGTGGGGATGGGACTGGGCACCGCGAAACCTCGGACTGGGAGTCTTCGCGGGGATCGTCGGAATCGGACTGTTAGCTGGTGCCTCACAGATCGACGCGGCGCTGTTCGGTCTCGATGAAACCGGTGCAGCCGTCGGCGAGGGACTGACGGCAGCATTTGAGGCCAACACTACACTGGCGTTTCTCTTTCTCGTCGGGAACGGGGTCCTCGCCCCGATCGCGGAGGAGCAGGTCTGGCGGGGGATCGTTCAGACAGAACTGGTCGACGAGTGGGGTAGTGCGGTCGGTATCAGTGTGACCGCGATCCTGTTCGCGCTCAAACACGTGGTCGTCGATCTGTCTGTGGGTCGTCTGACGACGCTGCTGACGCTCGGATTGCTCTTTGGCGTCGTTCGTCACCGATGGGGAACTGCAAGTAGCACGGTGACGCACGTGCTGCTCAACGTCGTCTCGTCGGCGAGTATCGTCGCCGTGGCGTTGCTCTGA
- a CDS encoding DUF192 domain-containing protein, protein MRLVCEPVADDSRFDGGATVLAREVDVADSIVSQARGLMFRRSVPDDYALAFTFGSAKPRDLHMLFVFFPIDAVWVVDGVVQRIERLHPWRSFARERADLIVELPAGAADVVDPGDRLVLESD, encoded by the coding sequence GTGCGACTCGTCTGCGAGCCGGTGGCCGACGATTCTCGATTCGACGGGGGAGCCACCGTTCTGGCGAGGGAAGTCGACGTTGCGGATTCGATCGTAAGTCAGGCACGCGGGCTCATGTTCCGCCGATCGGTGCCGGACGACTACGCGCTTGCCTTCACGTTTGGATCAGCAAAGCCCCGCGACCTCCACATGCTGTTCGTTTTCTTTCCGATCGATGCCGTCTGGGTGGTCGACGGCGTCGTCCAGCGCATCGAGCGACTCCACCCGTGGCGGAGCTTCGCCCGCGAACGAGCCGACCTGATCGTCGAACTTCCGGCTGGCGCTGCCGATGTCGTCGATCCCGGGGATCGGCTCGTTCTCGAAAGCGACTGA
- a CDS encoding methyl-accepting chemotaxis protein, which yields MVGRLRQVVPTSIRERYALKFGIVLLALGVIVGSLGLVATAALTNSVESTVLDDQEDAAVREAQALDKWHQRNAQIVASSSGAPVFNSSDEAEIETYIRDTYQELPDSKMNAMYVDTASGEIIRGVNTDAASLQALQYPNASDLHDDVSYFDVQRTDPYAMPDETGIAFDVRPVVSYYIGVGDENDDRALVITFNLATRSTDVLSSTDSDTVVTIVDEKGRIVGDDAYLGYEDGKEAVTFFESYEDRSGLLKKARMDAPDATRINTRPSETLRQKPYTFAPDGYVVGYHETADGSIVLVHTTESEALGFVNTVNRFGTAVTIGAVLLIGLFGAWLGRNTAISIDRLTKAVGEMERGNLDVEVETARIDNIGRLYDGFASMRDELKRKITEAEAARSEAERERERVQEINDALQQAAAAYGDVMGKAADGDLTVRMDPETSDNDTMQAIAADFNEMLGELEGTVERINRFATDVATASEEVTASSEEVKTASEQVSESIQEISNGADDQYESLRSVDVEMNNLSTTTEEIAATSNDVADVAERTARTSREGHDAAQKAIDACRNLETERDAVVEEFEQLRTEVRQIDDLTERIAEIAEQTNMLALNANIEASRSAPAEDDGGFAAVAAEVKDLSQDVKDTTEEIGGRLDRIQNQTERSAEEVSHTSREIERVHDLVTNTVSSLEEISEYAQETNNGIQSISTATKEQAESTQEVVAMVDEVATIAEETTAEAETVAASAEEQTSALTAVSESAGNLSQQAVTLSEALARFETDTDAETAVAESLTAATESGFGEGVAQSDHDDESDETDIGGDAFSFGE from the coding sequence ATGGTGGGGAGACTGCGACAGGTGGTACCAACGTCCATACGAGAGAGATATGCGCTGAAGTTCGGAATCGTGTTGCTGGCCTTGGGGGTCATCGTCGGATCGCTAGGTCTCGTAGCAACCGCGGCACTCACAAACAGCGTCGAATCGACCGTACTCGACGATCAAGAGGATGCAGCAGTTCGAGAGGCACAGGCACTCGACAAGTGGCACCAACGAAACGCACAAATCGTCGCATCGTCGTCCGGCGCGCCCGTCTTCAATTCTAGCGACGAAGCTGAGATAGAGACGTACATCCGCGATACGTATCAGGAATTACCCGATTCGAAGATGAATGCGATGTACGTCGACACCGCGTCCGGTGAAATCATCAGAGGTGTCAACACCGACGCCGCGTCGCTGCAGGCGCTGCAGTATCCGAACGCGAGCGACCTCCACGACGACGTCTCGTACTTCGACGTGCAGCGAACTGATCCGTACGCGATGCCCGACGAGACGGGAATCGCATTCGACGTCCGTCCGGTCGTCTCGTACTACATCGGCGTCGGCGACGAGAACGACGACCGAGCGCTCGTGATCACGTTCAATCTCGCCACACGCTCGACGGACGTCCTCTCGAGTACGGATTCTGATACCGTCGTAACGATCGTCGACGAAAAGGGGCGGATCGTCGGCGACGACGCGTATCTCGGCTACGAGGATGGGAAAGAGGCGGTGACGTTCTTCGAATCCTACGAGGATCGCAGCGGGCTCCTCAAAAAAGCACGCATGGATGCACCGGACGCGACGAGGATCAACACTCGACCGAGTGAAACGCTCCGGCAGAAACCGTACACCTTCGCACCCGACGGCTACGTCGTCGGCTACCACGAGACTGCGGATGGGTCGATCGTCCTCGTCCATACGACCGAATCGGAGGCGCTCGGGTTCGTCAACACGGTCAACCGGTTCGGGACGGCGGTCACGATCGGTGCCGTGCTTCTGATCGGCCTGTTCGGTGCCTGGCTCGGCAGAAATACGGCGATTTCGATAGATCGACTGACGAAAGCGGTCGGTGAGATGGAGCGCGGGAACCTCGATGTCGAGGTCGAGACCGCGCGAATCGACAACATCGGCCGGCTGTACGACGGTTTCGCCTCGATGCGCGACGAGTTAAAACGAAAAATCACCGAAGCCGAAGCGGCGCGATCGGAAGCCGAACGTGAACGCGAACGCGTCCAGGAGATCAATGACGCCCTCCAGCAGGCTGCGGCGGCGTACGGCGACGTGATGGGGAAGGCTGCCGATGGCGATCTTACCGTTCGGATGGATCCGGAGACGTCGGACAACGACACTATGCAAGCCATCGCGGCCGACTTCAACGAGATGCTCGGCGAACTCGAGGGGACTGTCGAGCGCATCAATCGATTCGCCACCGACGTCGCGACAGCCAGCGAAGAGGTCACCGCCTCGAGCGAAGAAGTCAAAACTGCGAGCGAACAGGTCAGCGAGTCGATCCAGGAGATTTCGAACGGCGCGGACGATCAATACGAATCGTTGCGGTCAGTTGACGTGGAGATGAACAACCTCTCGACGACAACCGAAGAGATCGCCGCCACCTCCAACGACGTCGCCGACGTTGCTGAACGAACTGCCCGAACCAGTCGCGAAGGACACGATGCGGCTCAGAAGGCTATCGATGCCTGTCGTAACCTCGAAACGGAACGGGACGCTGTCGTCGAGGAGTTCGAGCAACTCCGTACCGAGGTCAGACAGATCGACGATCTGACCGAACGCATCGCGGAAATCGCCGAGCAAACGAACATGCTCGCCCTCAACGCCAACATCGAGGCGTCGAGATCCGCACCGGCCGAGGACGATGGGGGATTCGCAGCGGTCGCGGCCGAAGTCAAGGACCTCTCCCAGGACGTCAAAGACACCACCGAAGAGATCGGGGGTCGACTCGATCGGATTCAGAATCAGACCGAGCGGTCGGCAGAAGAGGTCAGTCACACGAGCCGAGAGATCGAACGCGTCCACGACCTCGTTACCAACACGGTCTCCTCGCTCGAAGAGATATCCGAGTATGCTCAGGAGACCAACAACGGCATTCAATCGATCTCGACCGCGACGAAGGAGCAGGCAGAATCGACGCAGGAAGTCGTTGCGATGGTCGACGAGGTCGCAACGATCGCCGAAGAGACGACGGCCGAAGCCGAGACCGTCGCTGCATCGGCCGAAGAACAGACGTCCGCGTTGACAGCGGTATCCGAATCGGCGGGCAACCTCTCCCAGCAAGCTGTAACGCTCTCGGAGGCGCTCGCTCGATTCGAGACGGATACGGACGCGGAGACTGCAGTTGCCGAATCGCTCACGGCGGCGACGGAGTCCGGATTTGGCGAGGGGGTCGCCCAGTCTGACCACGATGACGAATCGGACGAGACGGACATCGGCGGTGATGCGTTCTCGTTCGGGGAGTAG
- a CDS encoding DUF7097 family protein, which produces MEKTPRGTSVGVDDPYEFAGVCDYLTGDGRCRYAFDHYEHDPEFARERATDDYECPVVDPESDWSWADCPHFRSRNRDRECVRCGLEEKRIAHDDERPLLEEHHLSYARDGDTLSHEITIYLCRWCHANVHNSWARITDDVAPDPEAIAALEERRGREQSELGFESAADRYETDE; this is translated from the coding sequence ATGGAGAAAACGCCACGTGGAACCTCGGTCGGCGTCGACGACCCCTACGAGTTCGCGGGCGTCTGTGACTATCTAACCGGGGACGGCCGGTGTCGATACGCCTTCGATCACTACGAACACGACCCCGAGTTCGCCCGAGAGCGCGCAACCGACGACTACGAGTGTCCCGTCGTCGACCCCGAATCAGACTGGTCGTGGGCCGATTGCCCGCATTTCCGTTCGCGAAACCGCGACCGCGAGTGCGTCCGCTGCGGTCTCGAGGAAAAACGAATAGCTCACGACGACGAACGCCCGCTTCTCGAGGAACACCACCTCTCGTACGCGCGAGACGGCGACACGCTCTCCCACGAGATCACGATCTACCTCTGTCGGTGGTGCCACGCCAACGTCCACAACTCGTGGGCGCGAATCACCGACGATGTCGCACCCGATCCGGAAGCGATCGCGGCCCTCGAGGAGCGCCGCGGTCGCGAGCAATCGGAACTCGGATTCGAGTCCGCCGCGGATCGATACGAGACGGACGAATAG
- a CDS encoding SDR family oxidoreductase encodes MATAEDVDRTADDGPNGTVVEDDRGRETASRSDADRYTRKKSVLITGCSSGIGRATARAFLDEEWQVFATARNVDDIEPLEEAGCETLALDVTEPDGVARAVEETVDIAGAIDCVVNNAGYAQMGPLEDISTVDLHRQFDVNVYGPHRLTRAAVPHMRAQGAGRIINVSSVIGRISVPGAGAYAGSKHALEAMSDSLRAEVDEFDIDVVVIEPGPVETNFSDRADDELPEDERTPAYESLYDLYDEAELIGSGAGGPFASEPEDVAEAILEAATSPDPPARYPVGPLAQYGLYARYLPDRLRDAVYGLLRKLA; translated from the coding sequence ATGGCCACCGCTGAGGACGTCGACAGGACAGCCGATGACGGGCCGAACGGAACCGTCGTCGAGGACGACCGCGGTCGCGAGACGGCGAGCAGGAGCGATGCGGACCGATACACGCGCAAGAAATCGGTCCTCATCACCGGCTGCTCGTCGGGAATCGGGCGCGCGACCGCTCGAGCCTTCCTCGACGAGGAGTGGCAGGTCTTCGCGACTGCGCGCAACGTCGACGACATCGAACCCCTCGAGGAAGCAGGCTGCGAGACGCTCGCGCTGGACGTCACCGAGCCCGATGGAGTGGCACGAGCCGTCGAGGAGACCGTCGATATCGCGGGTGCGATCGACTGCGTCGTCAACAACGCCGGCTACGCCCAGATGGGGCCGCTCGAGGACATCTCGACGGTCGATCTCCACCGACAGTTCGACGTCAACGTGTACGGTCCACACCGGCTCACTCGCGCCGCCGTACCACACATGCGCGCACAGGGAGCGGGACGGATCATCAACGTCTCGAGCGTTATCGGTCGAATTTCCGTCCCCGGTGCGGGCGCTTACGCCGGCTCGAAACACGCCCTCGAGGCGATGAGCGACTCCCTTCGAGCCGAGGTCGACGAGTTCGACATCGACGTGGTCGTGATCGAACCGGGGCCGGTCGAGACGAATTTCTCGGATCGAGCCGACGACGAACTCCCCGAAGACGAACGCACGCCAGCCTACGAGTCGCTGTACGATCTGTACGACGAAGCCGAATTGATCGGCAGTGGGGCCGGCGGTCCGTTCGCATCCGAACCCGAAGACGTGGCCGAGGCGATCCTCGAGGCCGCGACCAGTCCCGATCCGCCGGCGCGGTACCCAGTTGGGCCGTTGGCACAGTACGGCCTCTACGCTCGCTACCTTCCCGATCGATTGCGCGACGCGGTCTACGGCCTGCTGCGAAAACTCGCGTAG
- a CDS encoding endonuclease V, translating to MSHPRPDLVPDPDLSRAEMETLQREIASVAVFEDDFAFDPDAFSNPLESAATGTEPPVVAGVDQSFLTNEDGDQDRALSAVVAMQGGEVIERIHAVTPLEIPYIPGLLSFREGGPILAALEALSVDPDLFLFDGNGRIHFREAGIATHMGVVRDVPSIGVAKSLLCGTPQEDIDELPAGSRVPIEANSRVDAPDGTRIGYAVQTRQYDSPNRYINPLYVSSGHRVGPETAADVAHDLTSSYKLPEPVRLADQYADEAKKSSSR from the coding sequence ATGAGTCACCCCCGTCCAGACCTCGTCCCCGATCCAGACCTCTCGAGAGCGGAGATGGAAACTCTCCAGCGAGAAATTGCCTCCGTCGCCGTCTTCGAGGACGACTTCGCGTTCGATCCCGATGCGTTTTCGAACCCGCTCGAGTCCGCGGCCACCGGAACCGAGCCACCGGTCGTCGCCGGCGTCGACCAGTCGTTTCTCACGAACGAGGACGGCGATCAGGACCGCGCCCTGAGCGCCGTCGTCGCCATGCAAGGCGGCGAAGTGATCGAGCGCATTCACGCGGTAACCCCGCTCGAGATTCCCTACATTCCCGGTCTGCTCTCGTTTCGCGAAGGCGGGCCGATCCTCGCGGCGCTCGAGGCCCTGTCCGTCGATCCCGATCTGTTTCTGTTCGACGGCAACGGTCGTATTCACTTCCGAGAGGCAGGTATCGCGACCCACATGGGGGTCGTTCGAGACGTGCCGAGCATCGGCGTCGCGAAGAGCCTCCTCTGTGGAACGCCACAGGAGGATATCGACGAATTGCCCGCGGGCTCGAGGGTCCCCATCGAGGCGAACTCGCGGGTCGACGCGCCCGACGGAACCCGTATCGGCTACGCCGTCCAGACGCGCCAGTACGACTCGCCGAATCGGTACATCAACCCGCTGTACGTCAGCTCCGGCCACCGCGTCGGTCCCGAGACGGCGGCCGATGTCGCCCACGATCTCACGTCATCGTACAAGCTTCCCGAACCGGTCCGACTCGCGGATCAATACGCCGACGAAGCCAAGAAATCATCCAGCAGGTAG
- a CDS encoding rhomboid family intramembrane serine protease: protein MAKCDVCGKNENMPYNCRHCGGTYCADHRLPENHDCSGLQNWNDPKGVFDSGFDDSVDGGSTSRVSSLTSKIPIDTGPGGTFAYFRGNMTYTFLALMWLTYALQFITLYIIGSTALHETLFVLTSQHPEFVWTWFTSIFAHAPFPDFFHLVGNSIVIFFFGPLVERYVGSRNFAILFIASGVLAGLSQIAISVAQGSPGAVIGASGAALAIMGVLTVLNPGLKVYLYFLLPVPIWLLTAGYAVMSITFLSGAVGGGGGIAHMAHLVGLAIGLAYGQYVKNNRNVGAPNSLEFGGGGPGGPGGPGGPGGRRRF from the coding sequence ATGGCCAAGTGCGACGTGTGTGGGAAGAACGAAAACATGCCGTACAACTGTCGGCACTGTGGTGGTACCTACTGTGCGGACCATCGGCTCCCCGAGAATCACGACTGCTCGGGGCTGCAGAACTGGAACGATCCGAAAGGCGTCTTCGACAGCGGATTCGACGACAGCGTCGACGGTGGGAGTACGTCTCGAGTCTCGAGCCTCACGAGTAAGATTCCGATCGATACGGGTCCAGGTGGGACGTTTGCGTACTTCCGCGGGAACATGACGTACACGTTCCTCGCGCTGATGTGGTTGACGTATGCGCTCCAGTTCATTACGCTTTATATAATTGGCAGTACGGCCCTCCACGAGACACTCTTCGTGCTCACTTCGCAGCATCCGGAGTTCGTCTGGACGTGGTTTACATCGATCTTTGCCCACGCTCCTTTCCCGGATTTCTTCCACCTCGTCGGGAACAGCATCGTGATATTCTTCTTCGGACCGCTCGTCGAGCGCTACGTCGGTTCAAGGAATTTTGCGATTCTGTTCATCGCCAGCGGCGTGCTCGCCGGGCTCAGCCAAATCGCGATTTCAGTTGCACAGGGTAGCCCGGGTGCCGTAATCGGAGCCAGCGGTGCCGCACTCGCAATCATGGGCGTGCTGACTGTCTTGAATCCAGGCCTCAAGGTGTATCTGTACTTTTTGCTCCCGGTGCCAATCTGGCTTCTCACCGCCGGCTACGCTGTGATGAGTATCACATTCCTCTCGGGCGCGGTCGGCGGTGGCGGTGGGATCGCTCATATGGCCCACCTCGTGGGCCTCGCAATCGGTCTCGCCTACGGCCAGTACGTCAAGAATAATCGGAACGTCGGCGCGCCAAATAGCCTCGAGTTCGGGGGCGGCGGTCCCGGCGGCCCGGGCGGTCCGGGAGGCCCCGGCGGTCGCCGACGGTTCTGA
- a CDS encoding DUF5788 family protein, translating to MQEYERKQLLERVEREGATVGADIPESITVQGEEIDLRTFVFEIKRRETIPSGERDRVEQAKKNLRRERLERLDRIEEGEISREKGEELAGGIIGIDRALNALESLGPTDLEREQKVQQAQDRKRWMSFLKKALGQDDDQATRRGR from the coding sequence GTGCAAGAGTACGAGCGCAAGCAACTGCTCGAGCGGGTCGAACGCGAGGGCGCGACCGTCGGCGCGGACATCCCAGAGTCGATCACGGTCCAGGGGGAGGAAATCGACCTCCGGACGTTCGTCTTCGAGATCAAGCGCCGCGAGACGATCCCCTCGGGCGAACGCGACCGCGTCGAGCAGGCCAAGAAGAACCTCCGACGGGAACGGCTCGAGCGACTGGACCGGATCGAGGAGGGCGAAATCAGCCGTGAGAAGGGCGAAGAACTCGCCGGGGGCATCATCGGCATCGATCGGGCGCTGAACGCCCTCGAGAGTCTCGGGCCGACGGATCTCGAACGCGAACAGAAGGTCCAGCAAGCGCAGGACCGCAAGCGGTGGATGTCGTTCCTCAAGAAGGCTCTCGGGCAGGACGACGACCAGGCGACGCGGAGGGGCCGATAG
- the polX gene encoding DNA polymerase/3'-5' exonuclease PolX: MTTNAELAARFEEFADLLEADDVEYKPRAYRRAAENVRAHPSPIADRVEAGDREAVENIDGVGDAISSKIVEYVETGEIEELEELRAELPIDMADLTRIEGVGPKTAGKLYRELGVQTLDDLEAAAEAGEVQEVKGFGPKTEANILDNLEFARTVGQRHLVGEARPLADDVLAFLESIDAVERCEVAGSIRRWRETIGDVDVLTSTTENEAVIETFVAWDSVDDVIESGPEKASVRVGEIRVDLRVVVPEEFGSALQYFTGSKDHNVSLRNYAIDRGMKLNEYGAFDVSEIDDPDAGQRVGERVAGETEEGMYDALGLPWMPPELREDRGEIAAAETGDLPNLVTRADIRGDLHTHTEWSDGNNTISEMVDAATKRGYEYYGIADHAEGPGVVGGMGLSGEEILEQVSDIREVGDDADIEVFAGIEANVDAEGEIDLSDEVIDALDVIVASPHSALDQDAGTATGRLVRAVENPAIDVLGHPSGRLLNQRSGLDYDITAVGRAAAEHDTALEVNSDPRRLDLWGSAVQAALEEGAKIAIDTDAHQPSTLEYVRWGVHTARRGWAEPDDVINAWDETRIREFLH; encoded by the coding sequence ATGACGACCAACGCCGAACTCGCCGCCAGATTCGAGGAATTCGCGGACCTGCTCGAGGCCGACGACGTCGAGTACAAACCGCGCGCGTACCGGCGCGCGGCGGAGAACGTTCGCGCCCATCCATCGCCGATCGCGGACCGCGTCGAGGCCGGCGACCGGGAAGCCGTCGAAAACATCGACGGCGTCGGCGACGCCATCTCGTCGAAAATCGTCGAATACGTCGAAACGGGCGAGATCGAAGAGCTCGAGGAACTCCGCGCCGAGTTACCGATCGACATGGCCGACCTGACCCGCATCGAGGGGGTTGGACCGAAAACGGCCGGGAAACTCTATCGCGAACTCGGTGTACAGACCCTGGACGACCTCGAGGCGGCTGCCGAGGCCGGCGAGGTCCAGGAAGTGAAGGGATTCGGTCCGAAAACGGAAGCCAACATCCTCGACAACCTCGAGTTCGCCCGCACAGTCGGGCAGCGCCACCTCGTCGGCGAGGCTCGTCCGCTCGCGGACGACGTATTGGCGTTTCTCGAGTCGATCGATGCGGTGGAGCGTTGCGAAGTCGCGGGGTCGATACGCCGGTGGCGGGAAACGATCGGCGACGTGGACGTCCTCACGTCGACGACAGAGAACGAGGCGGTGATCGAAACGTTCGTCGCCTGGGATTCGGTCGACGACGTGATCGAATCCGGACCGGAGAAGGCCAGCGTCCGCGTCGGCGAGATCCGCGTCGACCTGCGCGTGGTCGTCCCCGAGGAGTTTGGTTCTGCCCTGCAGTACTTTACGGGGAGCAAGGATCACAACGTCAGCCTCCGCAATTACGCGATCGACCGCGGTATGAAGCTAAACGAGTACGGTGCGTTCGACGTTAGCGAGATAGACGATCCCGATGCTGGACAGCGCGTGGGCGAGCGCGTCGCGGGCGAAACCGAGGAGGGGATGTACGACGCGCTCGGACTCCCGTGGATGCCACCCGAACTTCGCGAGGATCGTGGCGAGATCGCCGCCGCGGAGACCGGCGACCTCCCGAACCTGGTCACGCGCGCTGATATCCGCGGCGACCTGCATACCCACACTGAGTGGTCCGACGGGAACAACACTATCTCCGAAATGGTCGATGCCGCAACAAAGCGGGGATACGAGTATTACGGAATCGCCGACCACGCGGAGGGTCCCGGCGTGGTCGGTGGAATGGGGCTCTCGGGCGAAGAGATCCTCGAGCAGGTCTCAGACATCCGTGAGGTCGGCGACGACGCCGACATCGAAGTCTTCGCCGGGATCGAAGCGAACGTCGACGCCGAGGGTGAAATCGACCTCTCCGACGAGGTGATAGACGCACTGGACGTGATCGTCGCGTCACCACACAGCGCGCTCGACCAGGATGCCGGAACAGCCACGGGGCGGCTCGTCCGGGCCGTCGAGAATCCCGCGATCGACGTTCTCGGCCACCCCAGCGGCCGCTTGCTCAACCAGCGTTCCGGACTCGACTACGACATCACGGCGGTTGGACGGGCCGCCGCCGAGCACGACACTGCCCTCGAGGTCAACAGCGATCCCCGTCGGCTCGACCTCTGGGGAAGCGCCGTCCAGGCTGCGCTGGAGGAGGGGGCGAAGATCGCGATCGATACCGACGCCCACCAGCCGTCGACCCTCGAATACGTTCGCTGGGGAGTCCACACCGCGCGACGCGGCTGGGCCGAACCGGACGACGTGATCAACGCCTGGGACGAAACGCGAATCCGGGAATTCCTCCACTGA